The DNA sequence cattcttgttagtctttcaggtgctactggactctggcccttttctctgaagaagcgagctgtggctcccgaaagctcacaccctgccagaaaatattcttgttagtctttcaggtgctgctggactcttgcccttttctctgaagaagcgagctgtggctcctgaaagctcacaccctgccagaaaacattcttgttagtctttcaggtgctactggactcttgcccttttctctgaagaagggagctgtggctcccgaaaactcacaccctgccagaaaacattcttgttagtctttcaggtgctcctggactctggcccttttctctgaagaagcgagctgtggctcccgaaagctcctaccctgccagaaaacattcttgttagtctttcaggtgctcctggactctggcccttttttctgaagaagcgagctgtggctcccgaaaactcacaccctgccagaaaacattcttgttagtctttcaggtgctactggactcttgcccttttctctgaagaagcgagctgtggctcctgaaagctcacaccctgccagaaaacattcttgttagtctttcaggtgctactggactcttgcccttttctctgaagaagggagctgtggctcccgaaaactcacaccctgccagaaaacattcttgttagtctttcaggtgctactggactctggcccttttctctgaagaagcgagctgtggctcccgaaagctcctaccctgccagaaaacattcttgttagtctttcaggtgctactggactcttgcccttttctctgaagaagcgagctgtggctcccgaaagctcacaccctgccagaaaatattcttgttagtctttcaggtgctgctggactcttgcccttttctctgaagaagcgagctgtggctcccgaaagctcacaccctgccagaaaatattcttgttagtctttcaggtgctactggactcttgcccttttctctgaagaagcgagctgtggctcccgaaaactcacaccctgccagaaaacattcttgttagtctttcaggtgctactggactcttgcccttttctctgaagaagggagctgtggctcccgaaaactcacaccctgccagaaaacattcttgttagtctttcaggtgctactggactcttgcccttttctctgaagaagcgagctgtggctcctgaaagctcacaccctgccagaaaacattcttgttagtctttcaggtgctactggactcttgcccttttctctgaagaagggagctgtggctcccgaaaactcacaccctgccagaaaacattcttgttagtctttcaggtgctactggactctggcccttttctctgaagaagcgagctgtggctcccgaaagctcctaccctgccagaaaacattcttgttagtctttcaggtgctcctggactctggcccttttctctgaagaagcgagctgtggctcccgaaaactcacaccctgccagaaaacattcttgttagtctttcaggtgctactggactcttgcccttttctctgaagaagcgagctgtggctcccgaaaactcacaccctgccagaaaacattcttgttagtctttcaggtgctactggactctggcccttttctctgaagaagcgagctgtggctcccgaaagctcagaccctgccagaaaacattcttggtagtctttcaggtgctcctggactctggcccttttctctgaagaagcgagctgtggctcccgaaaactcacaccctgccagaaaacattcttgttagtctttcaggtgctactggactcttgcccttttctctgaagaagcgagctgtggctcccgaaaactcacaccctgccagaaaacattcttgttagtctttcaggtgctactggactctggcccttttctctgaagaagcgagctgtggctcccgaaagctcagaccctgccagaaaacattcttgttagtctttcaggtgctactggactcttgcccttttctctgaagaagcgagctgtggctcctgaaagctcacaccctgccagaaaacattcttgttagtctttcaggtgctactggactcttgcccttttctctgaagaagggagctgtggctcccgaaaactcacaccctgccagaaaacattcttgttagtctttcaggtgctactggactctggcccttttctctgaagaagcgagctgtggctcccgaaagctcctaccctgccagaaaacattcttgttagtctttcaggtgctcctggactctggcccttttctctgaagaagcgagctgtggctcccgaaaactcacaccctgccagaaaacattcttgttagtctttcaggtgctactggactcttgcccttttctctgaagaagcgagctgtggctcccgaaaactcacaccctgccagaaaacattcttgttagtctttcaggtgctactggactctggcccttttctctgaagaagcgagctgtggctcccgaaagctcagaccctgccagaaaacattcttgttagtctttcaggtgctcctggactctggcccttttctctgaagaagcgagctgtggctcccgaaaactcacaccctgccagaaaacattcttgttagtctttcaggtgctactggactcttgcccttttctctgaagaagcgagctgtggctcccgaaaactcacaccctgccagaaaacattcttgttagtctttcaggtgctactggactctggcccttttctctgaagaagcgagctgtggctcccgaaagctcagaccctgccagaaaacattcttgttagtctttcaggtgctactggactcttgcccttttctctgaagaagcgagctgtggctcctgaaagctcacaccctgccagaaaacattcttgttagtctttcaggtgctactggactcttgcccttttctctgaagaagggagctgtggctcccgaaaactcacaccctgccagaaaacattcttgttagtctttcaggtgctactggactctggcccttttctctgaagaagcgagctgtggctcccgaaagctcctaccctgccagaaaacattcttgttagtctttcaggtgctcctggactctggcccttttctctgaagaagcgagctgtggctcccgaaaactcacaccctgccagaaaacattcttgttagtctttcaggtgctactggactcttgcccttttctctgaagaagcgagctgtggctcccgaaaactcacaccctgccagaaaacattcttgttagtctttcaggtgctactggactctggcccttttctctgaagaagcgagctgtggctcccgaaagctcagaccctgccagaaaacattcttgttagtctttcaggtgctcctggactctggcccttttctctgaagaagcgagctgtggctcccgaaaactcacaccctgccagaaaacattcttgttagtctttcaggtgctactggactcttgcccttttctctgaagaagcgagctgtggctcccgaaaactcacaccctgccagaaaacattcttgttagtctttcaggtgctactggactctggcccttttctctgaagaagcgagctgtggctcccgaaagctcagaccctgccagaaaacattcttgttagtctttcaggtgctactggactcttgcccttttctctgaagaagcgagctgtggctcctgaaagctcacaccctgccagaaaacattcttgttagtctttcaggtgctactggactcttgcccttttctctgaagaagggagctgtggctcccgaaaactcacaccctgccagaaaacattcttgttagtctttcaggtgctactggactctggcccttttctctgaagaagcgagctgtggctcccgaaagctcctaccctgccagaaaacattcttgttagtctttcaggtgctcctggactctggcccttttctctgaagaagcgagctgtggctcccgaaaactcacaccctgccagaaaacattcttgttagtctttcaggtgctactggactcttgcccttttctctgaagaagcgagctgtggctcccgaaaactcacaccctgccagaaaacattcttgttagtctttcaggtgctactggactctggcccttttctctgaagaagcgagctgtggctcccgaaagctcagaccctgccagaaaacattcttgttagtctttcaggtgctcctggactctggcccttttctctgaagaagcgagctgtggctcccgaaaactcacaccctgccagaaaacattcttgttagtctttcaggtgctactggactcttgcccttttctctgaagaagcgagctgtggctcccgaaaactcacaccctgccagaaaacattcttgttagtctttcaggtgctactggactctggcccttttctaccactgcagacagactaacacggcgacccactgtgaattctctgCTTCTGATCCACCTTAAAAAAGAAGTAGGGAGGCCGACTCTTCGTCTGCCTCTGGTCTACCTTAAAACAAGCAGGTTTCAACACGCAGCGGAGGCCGGCTGAGGAGGGAGGCCGGGGGCAGCCGCCCCTTCATCGCCCAGGGAACGGACAGGCGTGGAAGCAACGGCCTGAAGCAACGGCCACCACCGGCCAGCAAGAAAcggccgccaaacagctgagaggCGTATTCCCTCAGCGGGGGAAGGATAGCCCCGCCCACCGCCGCTCCTTTCCGCCCGGCCTGACTTCCTtcgacctcccccctcccacgtcCTCTGTGACTTCCGGCGCCTGGGCTTCTCTATGGTCGCACAGTAGCGTCGCTCTAGGCGTCGCCGTCTCGTTTTCGCACTGGAAGAGCAAGGAGGGACAACCAACCCGATTCAGTTCTAGACCGGAAGTGCCCGTCCGGACTGGAACGGTGACGTAGCGCTAGTCTCTATGGTCTCCCTTTCCGGGCGGTCAAAGGAAGGCGCGGCGCGGCGGCAGAAGCGTGGAGAGGCGCGTTTTCTTTTGCGGCCGTCATGTCTGTCAGCGAGATGTTCATCACTTTGCAGGGGGTTCTCACGGCCGACCAGGATATCCGCGAGGTGAGGGCGGGCAGGAGCGCGGCCTTCTCTGGGGTGGCCCCGGGGAGCTCCAGCAAGCCTCCGCAGGCCTTTAGCGAAGACCCGCTAATGGGCCATTATTGTTCTTTGGTGCCTTGTGTTGCACAGTGggtcgccgggttagtctgtctgcaggcgtagaaaagggccagagtccaggagcaccttaaagacttaacaaaaatattttctggcagggtgtgagctttcgggagccacagctcacttcttcagagaaaaaagcaagagtccagtagcaccttaaagacttaacaaaaatattttctggcagggtgtgagctttcgggagccactgttcacgctgtggctcacaaaagctcacaccctgctagaaaatactcttgttagtctttcaggtgctactggactctggcccttttctactacttgtgTTGCACAGAAGAGGTAcgtgcggcgggggggggggcgttaggAAAGCTCTTCCTGTGGAAATCTCCACTCTCAAGCAACTAAGTTAAAGGTGGAGCGGCTATCTTAGTGACAACCCTTTCTGCCTTGTCCCTTTATCCTTTTGTGTTGTGTGTACTATACCAAAGGCCATTCTTGAAAAAAAGGCTGTGTACAAATGTTAGCAAACCAGATATATACACAAGGCAACAGTACACAATGCCATCATGTTTGGGATTTCATAGAATGCTTCCTTTGGAAGCAATTACTACAATTCCTGTAAAAGTTGCCACTCTTTTGACCAGGACAAATGTTCACTGCATGAGACAGTTGTGGGGATGGAAGAGCCAAACAGGTGTTGATCCAAAGTAGGCTGAGGCAGGCCACCCCCCTCAATTCTTCTTGTAATGCAGTCAGGTGAAAGTGCTGCAGGTGCAGTTGATCTAAATGTGTGATTAGGTTGTTTTGCCTTGTTATGTCCTGTTTTTTGTTGCTATTTACAGGAGATCAGGAAAGTTGTTCAAACTCTGGAGCAAACAGCTCGGGAAATTCTGACAGTGCTACAGGGGGTCCACCAAGGTTCTGGATTCCAGGACAGTAAgtcaagatatatttttttattttttttattattatttttaataaaataaaattttatacaATTGGTAAACaaaactaccagacacttcttcggaagtctggtgatgggtcacttttttttccggtgggtggggggaaagggtatttttggaTATGATGTTTATATTGAATACTGAATTTTATTGAATACGATGTATAAATACCCTTTTAtaattctcttttttcttttaattttactgtttgttttgttaaaaataaaaattatattaaaaaaaaagatctgctGGTGTCTTGCCTTTGGTATATAATCACATTGCTGAGAGTGTGATAGGCATGCTATATTAGTGAGACTGATGATAAAATGTCAGGATGAATTCCCTTGACGAATGAGTGCCACATACTGTTAAGAATGTAGGCTCCTGTTCTTTGTGAACAGAAGATGTAGAGTAGTGAACCAGGCAAAAAATACTTGATTAGCTGATCAGTTGAATATTCAAAACTGTAGCACAAAGTGGACTTGTAGCCATGAAAGCTTGTACATTTTCCACTTAACAATTTTTGCTGATGGTTTTAATGCTTGAAATTTgtaaaataaactgaatacctaGCTGTTTCCCCTCTTGGCTGAGAATGCTATCAATGCTATTTGCTTGTTCTCTAATTTCAGTACCAAAGAAGTGTCAGAAGGCTCGTGAACACTTTGGCACAGTAAGAGCACAGCTGGCCTCGCTGAAAATAAAATTTCCTGCAGATCAGTATTACAGGTGAGTAAGCTACCTCTTCTCCCCACCTGGGGGACTCAACAACTTTGCTAATACAGCACAGTGCATCCCCATGGAATACAATCTACTCTCTTATctagcccctccccccaattctctaacaatgttttaaaatgaaaaacgAAGGCCAAGTCTTCTGGAGAGAAGAGTGATTTGTTTGGCAGGAAGCTGAGTTCCAGGAAGTTAATGTGTACATGAACAGTTTTGATCTGCTTCATGTCCTCATAATTCAGGTAGAGGGATGTGGGAGAGCAGAAGCATTTTGCTACTCAGTTggtctagtgtggtgtagtggttcatgAGCTGGACCCCTGTGTCTGagcagacctgggttcaaatgtcaACTTAAATGTCCTTGggcgaccttgagccagtcactgcgTCTCAATATCATATTGCTTGCAGTggcgttgtgaagataaaatgggagatTATCTTCCCATAACTGCCAAGCTCCTTGAGGAAAGGTAGGGGATGATAAAAACGTGCTTGGTATAGATTCAGAAGCAATTTTCTTATGTGTTAAGCTTACCTACCTTATTCTGCTATCTAGAAGCCTTAATTGTTAAAGGCTGTCACAACAAGCTTAAACATCTGAATTTTCCGTACAGATTTCATGAACATTGGAGGTTTGTGCTGCAGCGCTTGGTATTCTTGGCAGCATTTGTTGTCTACTTGGAGACAGAGACATTAGTGACCCGGGAGGCTGTTACAGAAATACTTGGAAGTAGGTAATCAGTTTTCCACTAGAGTGGGATAAATGCCTTTTTCTTTAGAGAATTAGCAAAACGTTTGCCCTGGCTTGAAATTAAGATGCAGAAAGACTCCTTCCTCACATTTTGACTTGTTTCCTTTATCTTGAAAAATAGTAAACCTGGTAGCAATATGTTCAATGTTTTGGAGCTACGTTGGCAAAGTTATAAACAGTTTACAAAAATGTGAACTGTCCATAGTAAGAATACGGATCAGTAACAACAATTTTGGGCGCAATTTGGGCGTCAATCTTGTGTAACTACCATACAAGCTAGACTTCAATCTGTTTAGCCCAACAATGTCTGGTCTGGATTGCAGCAAGACTGCCTGGGTCATGGACAGAGGTCTTTTTACCCTCATTGCTTGAAACTCATTGAACTGGAGGCACTGGGGATAGAACTGGAAACCTCTTGCTTGAAAAGAACCTGCTCTGCCACTTTTGCTATATCTCCTTTGATTCAGTGCTCAGATGAGTTGATGAAGAGGAAGGCCTGACTTGAAGTAGCACAAGGGATCCTGCATCTTTGAAATCTTTCTGAGTCTGTTGAGAAAATTGTTTGCCTGGTTTGCTGCTGGTATTGGTGTCAGAGATGAATTCAGATTAATTCTTTTCCTTTGCAGTTGAAGCTGAAAGAGAGAAGGGTTTCCATCTGGATATTGAGGATTACCTCTCTGGAGTGCTGACTCTTGCTAGTGAGCTGGTAAGTGGAGAGTACTGAAAAGTTGTATAACTATCCTATGTATTGTTACCGACATAGCCAGCCTGTAAGTAACAACAAACGAATGCCATGCATTTTCTCATGTATTGTTATTGAGCAAAGCTTGAGGTTAATTCATTTTTGATTAAACTGCTAGTTCACCTACCCAGTGTAAACAAAGATAGGCCTTCTGCTAGTAGTCCTGGTGGCATATTAGTCACTAAAATAGTTGATCCTCCTCACAAACTTAGCGGTCCGTGACCCCGCTTGCTGAGGTAAGACAGTTAGTGACCAGAGTCAGGGCTTTGCCAGCGGTGGTACCTTGTTTGTGGAATGCCTTGCCCCATGAGTCTTGCTTTGCACCCATGGTACTCTCATCTAGGCACCCACCTCTTTACCCAGCGTTTTAATTAGGGGTTGACCTCTTACATGGTTTTTACAGTCTGTTGTAGCCTGTTTTATGAGATTGTTTTAAAGATTGTATGTTTTGTCCTGTGTTCACGCT is a window from the Euleptes europaea isolate rEulEur1 chromosome 15, rEulEur1.hap1, whole genome shotgun sequence genome containing:
- the TSN gene encoding translin: MSVSEMFITLQGVLTADQDIREEIRKVVQTLEQTAREILTVLQGVHQGSGFQDIPKKCQKAREHFGTVRAQLASLKIKFPADQYYRFHEHWRFVLQRLVFLAAFVVYLETETLVTREAVTEILGIEAEREKGFHLDIEDYLSGVLTLASELSRLAVNSVTAGDYSRPLRISAFINELDSGFRLLNLKNDSLRKRYDGLKYDVKKIEEVVYDLSIRGLNKEETDGAGGEK